A stretch of the Desulforamulus ferrireducens genome encodes the following:
- a CDS encoding ABC transporter ATP-binding protein, producing the protein MDTAISLRNIGKMYKLYYKQQDKIIEAFGLESLFFWKKNNFQEFWALRNINLDIKKGERVGIIGKNGAGKSTLLKIISGNISPSEGSVYVNGKIQALMELGTGFHPEFTGRENIKSSLIYHGFSPKKIKQLEEEIIDFTELEDFINQPIKYYSAGMYARLAFAVSTVLEPEILIIDEILGAGDASFTTKCSLRMKKLTQETGATVLFVSHSMDSVLEICNRAILINQGMLKYDSDPLTVSKIYNKMIRLEDELVLRAKEARLRKKDCRAINELSNEFVPLLFRFCVDKDHPTSRHIFYKISLSCDDNEIANLMVGAPMDNDTNSLNKIIDGKGMMDWGKSQHKGGDFFRAYQNEEGIYCHAPFQLCIPKHLIAHENIRLKINADIDKSEKVHLDLWIKDNYERVSTLDSSQDFFDISLSPYISRIGGERKNLSENQDVQQLEKENNFSEVVENTDLEENNRKTEYSYEVFKENNSIYGTQEVIVKSVDILDKNNTSKRLFFIGEDLRFKIDLYAKEKIRFFVLVISILSTEGKPIGQVYCKSSDLGINEIVGSETIYAAYQPLRIGSGEYMVSIGVFKHYDLNVERENESYCVVDRAVFFKVTQPESIKKGLGAFAHSCTWQYKDIYLTYDPTDHYKSS; encoded by the coding sequence ATGGATACTGCTATATCCTTAAGAAATATTGGGAAGATGTATAAACTTTATTACAAACAACAAGATAAAATCATTGAAGCCTTTGGACTAGAGAGTCTGTTTTTTTGGAAGAAAAACAACTTTCAGGAGTTTTGGGCCCTGAGGAATATTAATCTGGATATAAAAAAAGGCGAGCGAGTAGGTATCATTGGGAAAAATGGGGCAGGTAAAAGTACCCTCCTGAAAATTATTTCTGGCAATATTTCTCCTTCAGAAGGTTCAGTATATGTAAATGGTAAAATACAAGCATTAATGGAATTAGGAACAGGTTTTCACCCAGAATTTACTGGACGTGAGAATATAAAATCATCACTAATATACCATGGATTCTCTCCAAAGAAGATAAAACAACTTGAAGAAGAAATAATAGATTTCACAGAACTAGAAGATTTTATTAATCAACCAATCAAATATTATTCCGCTGGTATGTATGCGAGATTAGCATTTGCGGTTTCGACAGTACTAGAACCTGAAATATTAATTATTGATGAAATACTAGGCGCTGGAGACGCTTCGTTCACAACAAAATGTTCACTAAGAATGAAAAAGTTAACACAGGAAACAGGGGCTACTGTTTTATTTGTCTCCCATAGTATGGATAGTGTTTTGGAGATATGTAATAGAGCAATATTAATAAATCAAGGAATGCTAAAGTACGATTCAGATCCTTTAACAGTCTCTAAAATATATAATAAAATGATCAGACTAGAAGATGAGCTTGTCTTACGTGCTAAAGAAGCAAGGCTTAGAAAGAAGGATTGCCGTGCTATAAACGAACTAAGCAATGAATTTGTGCCGTTACTTTTTAGGTTCTGTGTTGATAAGGACCATCCAACTTCGAGACATATATTTTATAAAATTTCTTTATCCTGTGATGATAATGAAATTGCTAATTTGATGGTTGGGGCTCCTATGGATAATGACACAAATTCACTTAATAAAATAATTGATGGTAAGGGTATGATGGACTGGGGTAAAAGTCAGCATAAGGGTGGGGATTTTTTTAGAGCTTACCAAAATGAAGAAGGTATTTATTGCCATGCCCCCTTTCAATTATGTATACCTAAACATCTTATTGCTCACGAAAACATAAGACTTAAGATAAATGCAGATATAGATAAGAGTGAAAAAGTGCATCTTGATTTATGGATCAAAGATAACTATGAAAGAGTTTCAACGCTTGACAGCAGTCAAGATTTTTTCGATATTTCTCTATCACCGTATATCTCTAGGATTGGTGGTGAGAGAAAAAATCTATCCGAAAATCAGGATGTACAACAATTAGAGAAGGAAAATAATTTTTCTGAGGTAGTGGAAAATACAGATCTTGAAGAAAACAACCGCAAGACCGAGTATTCATATGAAGTATTTAAAGAAAATAATTCTATCTACGGAACTCAAGAAGTTATTGTAAAATCTGTAGATATTTTGGATAAGAATAACACAAGTAAAAGATTATTTTTTATAGGAGAAGATTTGAGATTTAAAATAGATTTATATGCAAAAGAGAAGATCCGCTTTTTTGTACTGGTTATAAGTATTCTAAGCACTGAGGGGAAACCTATTGGACAAGTTTATTGTAAAAGTTCAGACTTAGGTATTAACGAGATAGTAGGTAGCGAAACTATATATGCTGCCTATCAACCATTAAGAATTGGTTCAGGTGAATACATGGTTAGTATAGGTGTTTTTAAACACTATGACCTTAATGTGGAACGCGAAAACGAATCGTATTGTGTTGTTGATCGTGCGGTGTTCTTTAAGGTAACTCAGCCCGAAAGCATTAAGAAAGGGTTGGGGGCATTTGCTCATTCCTGTACGTGGCAATATAAAGATATATATTTGACTTATGACCCTACAGATCATTACAAGTCAAGTTAA
- a CDS encoding ABC transporter permease: MKTLIAPFELLFRYRKLIWQTTINDIKAKFAGSMFGKLWLLLYPMLMLSAYAGVYIYIFKVRFDLFNSNEYVLLIFCGLIPFLGFCEALGTGIPSVTANSNLIKNTLFPIDIIPIKSVLVSQCTQVVGMIILLIALAVFDRLTIWALLIIPIWLLQLMFTIGLIWILSSLNVFFKDIQNMIAILTLFLMMVSPIAYTVEMVPKNLQPFLAGNPLFYIITAYQESLMLGKYPHGNTMVVLAILGFVFFIIGYWFFSKLKKILADNV; encoded by the coding sequence ATGAAAACACTGATAGCTCCTTTTGAGCTTTTGTTTAGATATAGAAAACTTATTTGGCAGACTACTATTAATGATATTAAGGCAAAATTTGCAGGATCAATGTTTGGAAAATTATGGTTATTATTATATCCTATGCTTATGCTGTCGGCGTATGCAGGGGTTTATATCTATATTTTTAAAGTCCGTTTTGACTTATTTAACTCTAACGAGTATGTTTTGCTAATTTTCTGCGGCTTAATACCTTTTCTTGGATTCTGTGAAGCGCTAGGGACAGGTATACCCTCTGTAACCGCAAATTCAAATCTAATTAAAAATACGCTTTTTCCAATAGATATTATTCCTATAAAGTCTGTACTAGTTAGTCAATGTACACAAGTTGTAGGAATGATAATACTATTGATTGCACTTGCTGTATTCGATAGATTAACAATCTGGGCACTTTTAATTATACCCATTTGGTTACTGCAATTAATGTTTACTATAGGATTAATATGGATATTATCAAGCTTAAATGTATTCTTTAAAGATATTCAAAATATGATAGCAATATTAACCTTATTTCTAATGATGGTTAGTCCCATTGCATACACAGTAGAAATGGTTCCCAAAAACCTGCAACCATTTCTTGCTGGTAATCCGCTTTTCTATATTATTACAGCGTACCAAGAGAGTCTCATGTTAGGTAAATATCCCCATGGTAATACAATGGTAGTGTTGGCAATTTTAGGTTTTGTATTTTTTATTATCGGATACTGGTTTTTTAGCAAACTTAAAAAAATACTGGCTGACAACGTTTAA
- a CDS encoding sugar transferase produces the protein MALKTILVMIWDLSVIHISILLAYYLRYLGEIPWRNLEAYISISGGISLIAIGLLWLYELLPYSKVKEKGDIFPATFLTTVLLNLGIMALSYLSREFAFPRSIILIQSIIIFSLLTIWRYSLFYLVKKYSPPLKLCVIGGSSEVLYIKEKIKDTSAIVLEIQVTDHTTEQIINMIENYQSASGEKLDGVIIGREINALVRYKIGEALILRQVRVYVLPLVYEILIAGGNITSFKDIPVIEIKSDQFNGRFGVARRFMDITFSLLLFIIFSPVMLICSLLILLESGRPVIFKQERVTNHGKVFTLYKFRSMIQNAEELTGPTLSCDNDFRVTKVGRIIRMLRFDELPQLYNVLRGDMSLVGPRPERPIFVSEITAKIPCYELRHEIKSGITGMAQIQGNYSTRVEDKLVWDLLYAKKHNPLMDINLILKTVKTMLTIRKAS, from the coding sequence GTGGCTCTAAAAACCATATTAGTAATGATTTGGGATTTGTCAGTAATTCATATTAGTATATTATTAGCTTATTATTTAAGATACCTTGGCGAGATACCTTGGCGAAATCTCGAGGCATATATTTCCATTTCTGGTGGTATATCGCTGATTGCCATTGGACTATTATGGCTTTATGAATTACTTCCATATTCAAAAGTAAAGGAAAAAGGAGATATTTTCCCGGCGACCTTCTTGACAACTGTTCTATTAAATTTAGGGATTATGGCACTGTCATATTTAAGCCGGGAATTTGCCTTTCCCCGTTCGATTATCTTAATTCAGAGTATAATAATCTTTAGTTTACTAACTATATGGAGATATTCTTTGTTTTATTTAGTTAAAAAATATAGCCCTCCGTTAAAATTATGTGTTATTGGTGGATCTAGTGAAGTGTTATATATAAAAGAAAAGATAAAAGATACGAGTGCCATAGTTTTGGAAATACAAGTAACAGATCATACTACAGAGCAGATAATCAACATGATAGAAAATTATCAGAGTGCTTCAGGCGAGAAGCTAGATGGAGTAATTATAGGAAGAGAAATAAATGCTCTTGTAAGGTATAAGATTGGCGAAGCACTTATATTACGACAAGTTAGAGTATATGTATTACCCCTAGTATATGAAATATTAATTGCTGGCGGGAATATTACTTCGTTCAAAGACATACCTGTTATTGAAATAAAAAGCGACCAGTTCAATGGACGCTTTGGTGTTGCACGGAGGTTTATGGATATTACTTTTTCGTTATTGTTGTTTATAATTTTCTCTCCTGTTATGCTTATATGCTCATTACTCATATTATTAGAAAGTGGCCGACCAGTTATTTTTAAGCAGGAAAGGGTAACCAATCATGGAAAGGTTTTTACGTTATACAAGTTTCGGAGTATGATTCAAAATGCTGAGGAATTAACAGGGCCAACACTATCTTGTGATAATGATTTTAGAGTAACAAAGGTGGGGAGAATTATTAGAATGCTACGATTTGATGAGTTACCTCAACTATATAACGTACTTCGAGGTGACATGAGTCTTGTTGGGCCAAGACCTGAAAGGCCAATCTTTGTGAGCGAAATTACTGCAAAAATACCCTGCTATGAACTTAGACATGAAATAAAAAGTGGGATTACGGGAATGGCTCAAATACAAGGAAACTATAGTACAAGGGTTGAGGATAAACTTGTTTGGGATCTTCTATATGCAAAAAAGCACAATCCTCTAATGGATATTAATTTAATTTTAAAAACTGTAAAAACAATGCTGACAATAAGAAAAGCTTCTTAG
- a CDS encoding acyltransferase — protein sequence MDENCQIGSGTKIWHFSHIMSGSCIGERCNIGQNVVVSPGVVLGNNVKIQNNVSVYTGVLCEDDVFLGPSMVFTNVKTPRSHVNRRDQYVKTIIRKGASVGANATIVCGVEIGKYALIGAGAVVTKNVPDHALMVGNPARQIGWVCQCGERIEKGKVCGYCSFRI from the coding sequence ATTGATGAAAATTGCCAAATAGGCTCAGGAACAAAGATATGGCACTTCAGTCATATAATGAGTGGTTCCTGTATTGGCGAAAGATGCAATATCGGTCAAAATGTGGTAGTATCACCCGGGGTAGTATTGGGTAATAACGTTAAAATACAGAACAATGTTTCGGTTTATACTGGTGTTTTATGTGAAGATGATGTTTTTCTTGGACCTTCTATGGTATTTACAAACGTAAAAACCCCCCGTAGCCATGTTAACCGCAGGGATCAATATGTAAAAACCATTATTCGGAAAGGTGCTTCCGTTGGTGCCAATGCTACGATTGTGTGTGGTGTTGAAATTGGTAAATACGCATTAATTGGAGCAGGAGCAGTAGTAACTAAAAATGTTCCGGACCATGCACTGATGGTAGGAAACCCCGCCAGGCAGATTGGTTGGGTTTGCCAATGTGGAGAACGTATTGAAAAAGGTAAAGTCTGTGGATATTGTAGTTTTCGTATTTAA
- a CDS encoding DegT/DnrJ/EryC1/StrS family aminotransferase, translating to MSINRVPLLDLAAQNGALKTEIMAAVERVFDSGKFIMGPFVEKFEKEVSSYLNSKYALGVSSGTDALVLALMALGVGKGDAVITTTFSFFATGGAISRVGARPYFADIESDTYNICPRSAKKAIIKAMEDGYKVRAIIPVHLYGQCADMESIMHIANEYGLYVIEDAAQAIGSCCIYKGEAKQAGTIGHIGCFSFFPSKNLGCLGDGGLVTTQDDVLYDKLKLLRTHGARPKYYHAEIGGNFRLDAIQAEVLSVKLPHLQKWHDGRKNNAKQYRQLFKESGLLEKGLITLPAERYPNLNNGHIYNQFMLRVQKRDDLRNYLTEKNIGNEIYYPVPFHLQKCFADLGYVKGDCPEAESAANELIAIPVYPELTIEQMQYVVDSIKEFYAKEN from the coding sequence ATGTCTATTAACAGAGTACCTTTGTTGGATTTAGCAGCCCAAAACGGAGCATTAAAGACTGAAATTATGGCAGCAGTAGAAAGAGTATTTGATTCTGGAAAATTTATCATGGGGCCATTTGTAGAAAAATTTGAAAAAGAGGTATCCAGCTATTTAAATAGCAAATATGCATTGGGTGTATCCTCCGGGACGGATGCCCTAGTACTTGCTTTAATGGCTCTTGGCGTTGGGAAAGGTGACGCGGTTATTACAACCACCTTTTCTTTCTTTGCAACCGGTGGAGCTATATCAAGGGTAGGTGCGAGACCTTACTTTGCAGATATCGAAAGTGATACTTATAATATCTGTCCCAGATCAGCAAAGAAGGCAATAATAAAAGCGATGGAAGATGGCTATAAAGTAAGAGCTATTATCCCCGTACACTTGTATGGACAATGTGCAGATATGGAGAGTATTATGCATATTGCGAATGAATATGGACTCTATGTAATAGAGGATGCAGCCCAGGCCATTGGATCCTGCTGTATATATAAAGGGGAAGCCAAGCAGGCAGGAACTATTGGACATATTGGTTGTTTTAGTTTCTTCCCAAGTAAAAATTTAGGTTGTTTAGGAGATGGTGGTCTTGTTACTACACAAGATGATGTCTTATACGACAAACTAAAACTATTGAGGACACACGGTGCAAGACCCAAATATTACCATGCAGAAATTGGAGGTAATTTCAGGCTTGATGCTATACAAGCTGAAGTCCTCTCTGTAAAACTTCCTCATTTGCAAAAGTGGCACGATGGAAGAAAGAATAATGCGAAGCAATATAGACAACTTTTTAAAGAATCTGGTTTATTAGAAAAGGGCTTAATTACCCTTCCCGCTGAAAGATACCCCAACTTAAATAATGGCCATATTTACAATCAATTTATGTTGCGGGTACAAAAACGAGATGATTTGCGAAATTACCTAACCGAAAAAAATATTGGAAACGAAATATATTACCCAGTACCTTTCCATCTACAAAAGTGTTTTGCCGATTTAGGATATGTAAAAGGAGATTGCCCAGAGGCAGAATCCGCAGCAAATGAGTTAATTGCAATTCCTGTCTATCCTGAGCTTACCATTGAACAGATGCAGTATGTGGTTGATAGCATAAAAGAGTTTTATGCAAAGGAGAACTAA
- a CDS encoding nucleotide sugar dehydrogenase, with translation MSLVEVQDIFQNDYQKQLISKITNRTAKVAVVGLGYVGLPLAVEKAKVGFEVIGIDQNRRRATMVNEGINYIKDVKDHELKELVEAKKIKATHEFEVLTDVDVIVICVPTPLSKNMDPDISYIENVTHHISEHLKPGQLVTLESTTYPGTTQEVILPRLERTGLKVGKDFFLSFSPERVDPGNKRFTTKNTSKVVGGVTPACLEIAKVFYEQTILEVVPVSSPAVAEMTKVFENTYRAVNIALVNELTLLCDRMGINVWEVLDAAATKPFGIQIFYPGPGVGGHCIPIDPHYLTWKAREYDFHTRFIELAAEINMHMPYYVIQKVTRAINDLEKSLRGSNILVMGVAYKKDIDDERESPALKVIELLLKDGARVSYYDSYIPEFRLHNKEATVLKSVELTEEVVKEADCVLIITDHSNVDYNWLAEKANLIVDTRNATKYVTFSNAKIVRI, from the coding sequence ATGTCTCTAGTTGAAGTTCAAGACATATTCCAGAACGATTATCAAAAACAGTTAATATCAAAGATAACTAATCGTACAGCTAAAGTGGCCGTGGTTGGATTGGGCTATGTAGGCCTGCCTTTAGCGGTAGAAAAAGCAAAGGTTGGTTTTGAGGTAATAGGGATAGACCAAAACAGAAGAAGAGCAACTATGGTTAATGAAGGAATTAACTATATTAAAGATGTTAAGGATCATGAACTAAAAGAGTTAGTAGAAGCAAAGAAAATAAAAGCTACCCATGAATTTGAGGTTTTAACAGATGTAGATGTTATAGTGATATGTGTTCCAACTCCTCTAAGTAAAAATATGGATCCGGATATTTCCTATATAGAAAACGTTACCCACCATATTTCGGAACATTTAAAGCCTGGTCAGTTAGTCACACTAGAAAGCACCACTTACCCAGGCACAACTCAGGAAGTAATCCTACCCAGGCTGGAGAGGACTGGTTTGAAGGTTGGCAAAGACTTTTTCCTTTCTTTTTCACCAGAACGGGTTGACCCCGGTAATAAACGATTTACTACTAAAAATACATCAAAGGTAGTTGGCGGGGTCACCCCAGCATGCTTAGAAATTGCCAAAGTATTTTATGAACAAACTATTCTCGAAGTAGTCCCCGTTTCATCACCTGCAGTAGCTGAAATGACTAAGGTTTTTGAAAATACATACAGGGCTGTTAACATAGCACTAGTAAATGAACTTACCCTTTTGTGTGATAGGATGGGAATAAATGTTTGGGAAGTATTAGATGCAGCCGCGACTAAGCCCTTTGGTATCCAAATATTTTATCCTGGGCCAGGCGTCGGCGGACATTGCATACCAATTGACCCGCATTATCTTACCTGGAAAGCACGCGAATATGACTTTCATACCCGTTTCATAGAACTAGCTGCGGAAATAAATATGCATATGCCGTACTACGTTATACAAAAAGTAACCAGAGCCATTAATGATCTTGAAAAAAGCCTAAGAGGTTCCAATATTCTTGTAATGGGTGTCGCCTATAAAAAAGATATTGATGATGAACGTGAATCACCAGCTTTAAAAGTAATTGAATTGCTTCTAAAGGACGGGGCTCGGGTAAGCTACTATGATAGTTATATACCTGAATTTAGACTACATAACAAAGAGGCTACTGTATTAAAGTCTGTTGAATTGACAGAAGAAGTAGTTAAAGAAGCTGATTGCGTTCTTATTATAACGGACCATAGCAATGTAGATTATAATTGGCTCGCCGAAAAAGCTAATCTTATTGTCGATACAAGAAATGCAACTAAATATGTAACATTTTCTAATGCCAAGATCGTTCGTATATAA
- a CDS encoding O-antigen ligase family protein: MGKSIIQRGNLRKIDETQDIFYQIPLWGFMLLLFLAPYFQGLFFSSKQSYALLFSCIILACLILWKYQDKKISPTHGAMFYAILCVPILYTVSAFSAVNRSTAMSEIIENILYFVVFYIAASITRNIKDSEKVIKCIYFSSLGVALAGLASAAGLLDIEDGFILNRIYSTFQYPNALASFLSINIIFGLYNWLIANDRGRLFYTTFNVILLTTFLGTRSNGGLIFFAIGILVYLIGSQKEFRLQLANTFIISLVCSGISIYGFLQNVIAKQYLLAWIWLIIGITLAIFIEVIRQKFGTSNFNKKLFLVLVTSIIISGVIGYICLYDGLHKEVLEQLRLRNATERAYFFKDAITMIMSRPLLGWGGGGWQEAYRTFQSYLYDSNQVHSYYLQIGVEIGLIGLTVIIIIWITALRNAIKLFRMLQDGVDKMLIWSILIGICTIGAHATMDFNLSFAALTNVLYTGFGMIYGLHNSFINKKSHLGNTTKPIKKLIVKTALLFGLCTISIINISAYDNWYKANMALAQGRVQDAYSFIETAKMLNPLDPDYHILMAQIYKSEQRWNEAELEALQAVKKGEYSSFRNFELAKIYYENKKWDDALLYCKKSITNAPYQVKWYEGYATICTKIGLQLTTEGKKQEALRYFKETEKIPTWITQKMNQLSDEEKKLWNVAELMTITPYINLQLGISQMFTGDLASSENNLLKALDSPSTKENALLWLAILKEKIGLPEESGNYLKQIDKSNEEMMNLYRKYSDIIKIGGNNNVSS, translated from the coding sequence ATGGGCAAATCCATTATCCAAAGGGGTAATTTAAGAAAAATTGATGAAACGCAGGATATTTTTTATCAAATTCCTTTATGGGGATTTATGCTATTACTATTTTTAGCACCATATTTTCAGGGACTATTTTTTTCAAGTAAGCAATCATACGCCTTGTTATTTTCATGTATAATTCTTGCTTGTCTTATCCTATGGAAATATCAAGATAAGAAGATAAGTCCAACTCATGGAGCTATGTTTTACGCCATATTATGCGTGCCTATTCTTTATACAGTATCGGCTTTTAGTGCAGTTAATCGAAGTACTGCTATGAGCGAAATTATTGAAAATATTTTATACTTTGTGGTTTTTTATATTGCTGCGAGTATAACAAGAAATATAAAAGATAGTGAAAAAGTAATTAAATGCATTTACTTTAGTTCTTTGGGAGTAGCGTTAGCTGGATTAGCATCGGCCGCAGGACTGCTAGATATTGAAGATGGCTTTATTTTAAATAGAATCTATTCAACCTTCCAGTATCCCAATGCGTTGGCAAGCTTTTTATCTATAAATATCATTTTTGGCTTGTATAATTGGTTAATAGCAAATGATAGAGGGAGATTATTTTATACAACTTTTAACGTTATTCTTCTAACTACATTTTTAGGAACAAGAAGTAATGGTGGTCTTATATTTTTTGCTATTGGTATTTTAGTATACCTTATAGGAAGTCAGAAAGAATTCCGACTACAATTAGCTAACACATTTATAATAAGTTTAGTTTGTTCTGGAATATCAATTTATGGTTTTTTACAAAATGTAATAGCTAAGCAATATTTGCTAGCATGGATTTGGTTAATTATTGGAATTACACTGGCAATATTTATAGAGGTAATTCGACAGAAATTTGGTACAAGTAACTTTAATAAGAAATTATTTCTCGTTTTAGTAACCAGTATTATTATTTCTGGAGTTATAGGGTACATTTGTTTGTACGACGGGCTACATAAAGAGGTTCTAGAACAATTAAGATTAAGAAATGCCACAGAAAGGGCTTATTTCTTTAAAGATGCAATTACAATGATCATGAGTCGTCCGTTATTAGGATGGGGAGGTGGTGGTTGGCAAGAGGCTTATAGAACATTTCAGAGCTATCTTTATGATTCAAACCAAGTCCATAGTTATTATTTACAAATTGGCGTTGAAATTGGCTTGATAGGCTTAACAGTTATAATTATAATCTGGATTACTGCACTTAGAAATGCCATAAAATTATTTAGAATGTTGCAAGATGGTGTTGACAAAATGCTAATCTGGAGCATTTTAATAGGAATATGTACCATAGGTGCCCACGCTACTATGGACTTTAATCTTTCTTTTGCAGCCTTAACGAATGTACTTTATACTGGCTTTGGCATGATTTATGGCTTGCATAATTCCTTTATAAACAAGAAGAGTCATTTAGGGAATACAACTAAACCTATAAAAAAGTTGATAGTAAAAACTGCCTTATTATTTGGTCTATGCACGATATCTATAATAAATATTTCTGCATACGACAATTGGTATAAAGCTAATATGGCTTTAGCACAAGGCCGGGTGCAAGATGCATACTCCTTTATAGAAACAGCAAAGATGTTAAATCCTTTAGATCCAGACTACCATATACTTATGGCACAAATTTACAAATCAGAACAAAGATGGAACGAAGCGGAATTAGAGGCTTTGCAAGCAGTAAAAAAAGGGGAATATTCTTCCTTTAGAAATTTTGAACTGGCCAAAATATATTATGAAAACAAGAAATGGGATGATGCATTACTATACTGTAAGAAATCAATAACAAACGCTCCGTACCAAGTGAAGTGGTATGAAGGCTATGCAACCATCTGTACAAAAATAGGGTTACAATTGACTACAGAAGGTAAAAAACAAGAAGCCTTAAGGTATTTTAAAGAAACAGAAAAGATACCCACTTGGATAACGCAAAAAATGAATCAACTTTCTGATGAAGAAAAAAAATTGTGGAACGTAGCTGAGCTAATGACTATAACACCATATATAAATCTACAACTGGGTATATCCCAAATGTTTACAGGAGATCTAGCAAGTTCGGAAAATAATCTACTTAAGGCTTTGGATAGTCCAAGTACTAAAGAAAATGCATTGCTTTGGTTAGCTATATTAAAAGAAAAGATTGGTCTACCTGAGGAGTCTGGCAACTACCTGAAACAAATAGATAAATCTAATGAAGAAATGATGAATTTATATAGGAAGTATTCGGATATTATAAAAATTGGAGGAAATAATAATGTCTCTAGTTGA